The following are from one region of the Paenalkalicoccus suaedae genome:
- a CDS encoding GH39 family glycosyl hydrolase, with protein sequence MTTIRIPHSKVEELPAQFRHCIGTGRLGLALQEEYAKHLRLVQQDIGFSYIRGHGLFHEDLAIYREIETEDGVSSFYNFTYLDRVFDLFLEVGLKPFIEIGFMPKAIASGEQTIFYWKGNVTPPADYNKWEDLVYETVMHLLKRYGHDEVRTWPFEIWNEPNLINFWENADKEAYLKLYKHTVKAIHQADEQLLVGGPAICGGSDEWIDDFLAFCTKNQVRVDFVSRHAYTSKPPNKKTPDYYYQELAPPSDFFDQLQPVREQINKAGYADRPFHITEYNTSYSPICQIHDLPYNAAYLAPVLTNLHKVADSFSYWTFSDVFEEYDVPRSVFHGGFGLVALHSIKKPTYHLFRFVRNLGSDILYQDDYMIVTNKSNGDITILAWNPTGQKKDVRKLAYELEVRGQSYFLEKERVNEYAGNPFRVWRQLGRPRFPTKQQVEILKRHDMPSVETTTISTTDGTLSIALELLPNEITFLTLSEVHDETSTYIGLDDRLLPIASDNLS encoded by the coding sequence ATGACTACGATCAGAATCCCACATTCTAAAGTCGAAGAACTCCCTGCTCAATTTAGACATTGTATTGGTACTGGAAGACTTGGTTTAGCGTTACAAGAAGAATATGCAAAACATTTAAGACTTGTCCAACAGGATATAGGGTTTTCGTATATTAGAGGGCATGGTCTCTTTCACGAAGACCTTGCAATTTATAGAGAGATAGAAACAGAGGATGGTGTAAGTTCATTTTATAATTTCACCTATTTAGATCGCGTCTTTGATTTATTTTTGGAAGTTGGATTAAAGCCATTTATTGAGATTGGATTCATGCCTAAGGCGATTGCTTCTGGAGAACAAACAATCTTTTATTGGAAGGGCAATGTGACTCCTCCTGCCGACTATAATAAATGGGAAGATCTCGTTTATGAAACCGTTATGCACTTACTTAAACGATATGGACATGACGAAGTTCGCACATGGCCGTTTGAAATCTGGAACGAACCAAACCTTATTAACTTTTGGGAAAATGCCGATAAAGAGGCTTATTTAAAGCTATATAAACATACAGTAAAGGCTATCCATCAGGCAGATGAACAGCTGTTGGTAGGAGGGCCTGCTATTTGTGGTGGATCCGATGAGTGGATCGATGACTTCTTAGCTTTCTGTACAAAAAATCAGGTACGAGTGGACTTCGTCTCTAGACATGCCTATACATCTAAGCCACCTAATAAAAAAACGCCAGACTACTATTATCAAGAACTTGCGCCACCATCAGACTTTTTTGATCAGTTACAACCTGTGAGAGAACAAATAAATAAGGCTGGTTACGCTGATCGTCCCTTTCATATTACGGAATATAATACGTCTTACAGCCCTATTTGCCAAATTCACGATTTGCCATATAACGCAGCCTATTTAGCGCCTGTCTTAACGAATTTACACAAAGTCGCAGATTCTTTTTCGTATTGGACATTCAGTGATGTATTTGAAGAATACGATGTGCCACGATCGGTTTTTCACGGAGGCTTTGGTCTTGTTGCCTTGCACAGCATTAAAAAACCTACCTACCACTTATTTCGCTTCGTTCGAAATCTTGGATCGGACATTCTTTATCAAGACGATTATATGATTGTCACTAACAAATCAAACGGAGATATTACTATATTAGCCTGGAACCCAACTGGCCAAAAGAAGGATGTTCGTAAACTAGCATATGAATTAGAGGTAAGAGGACAGTCTTATTTCTTAGAAAAGGAGCGCGTAAATGAGTACGCCGGTAATCCTTTCCGTGTATGGAGACAGCTCGGTCGCCCTCGATTTCCAACGAAACAACAGGTCGAAATCCTAAAACGACATGATATGCCTTCGGTTGAAACGACAACTATTTCCACAACTGATGGTACTTTGTCGATAGCATTAGAGCTTTTACCAAACGAAATCACCTTCCTCACACTATCTGAGGTACACGATGAAACGAGCACATATATCGGCTTAGACGATCGACTCTTACCGATCGCTTCTGACAACCTTTCTTAA
- a CDS encoding cache domain-containing sensor histidine kinase, which translates to MKRPKNTLRNQILFIFAFVMLIVLISVGALTYSLVSEIIKDNARGQIEQTAAQALGRIDSQFETIEMITSQISTDPAVQQLLNNEQDGIESTFNQRQSMNEIINSYQAFVTGLTSFELYFSDDRRLFPLNELPLSSRLDDEFVLEAQDARGRLIWAGEDPLDDQSFLTIKQITLFDQDFRSGGYLLTKVNNTYFNPSGAAEALDNQNEFAVVLDQYNEPVVSNLPSSLSEDILFDDQEVTIIDGEEFVRATAQSDQTGWSLVIFTPTSSLLQGIAGIGTAILVAGIIGLFIFMVASIIVSNHIAKPLKHLTHAMRFGTLGALKKSQRFSSTKEVAELNETYNKMVETTNHLIKTVYEKELLSTKAELKALQAQINPHFLYNTLGAIHWTLEERDEEMADMIISLSDLFRYTIASKDGEETVTLKEELQHTERYMQIMKLRFDDKLSWTIELPEEFYSYLIPKLLVQPVIENALLHGIESTDKGGDVRVIIRQAEQPTYMEIEVIDNGRGMSQDELLELQQSLHTSTSTPYSKGTGLAMRNLYQRLILSYPDSAHKDLIIESVLGEGTRVLFILPKEEKQHENTNRTDRG; encoded by the coding sequence GTGAAGCGACCAAAGAATACGCTACGAAATCAAATTTTGTTTATCTTTGCTTTTGTGATGCTGATTGTACTAATTAGTGTAGGAGCTCTCACATATAGTTTAGTGTCAGAGATCATTAAGGATAATGCACGAGGTCAAATTGAACAAACAGCTGCTCAAGCACTAGGACGAATCGACTCTCAATTCGAGACTATAGAAATGATTACGAGCCAAATATCGACTGATCCCGCTGTTCAACAACTGTTAAATAATGAACAAGATGGCATTGAATCAACATTTAATCAACGCCAGTCTATGAATGAAATTATCAATAGCTATCAGGCATTTGTAACAGGACTTACTTCTTTTGAGCTTTATTTTAGCGATGATAGACGACTGTTCCCATTAAATGAGCTTCCTCTTTCGTCGAGGTTGGATGACGAGTTTGTTTTAGAGGCTCAAGATGCAAGAGGTCGTCTGATTTGGGCTGGTGAAGACCCTTTAGATGATCAATCTTTTCTAACCATTAAACAAATTACATTATTTGATCAAGACTTTCGATCAGGAGGATATTTGCTAACAAAAGTGAATAATACGTACTTTAATCCTTCTGGTGCAGCAGAAGCACTAGATAATCAAAATGAGTTTGCCGTTGTATTAGACCAATATAATGAGCCAGTGGTAAGTAACCTCCCTTCCTCTCTTTCAGAGGATATTCTTTTTGATGATCAAGAGGTCACGATAATTGATGGCGAGGAGTTCGTTCGTGCAACTGCTCAGTCAGATCAAACTGGCTGGTCCCTTGTCATCTTCACCCCTACCTCGAGCCTACTACAAGGCATTGCAGGTATTGGTACAGCCATTTTAGTTGCTGGTATCATTGGGCTATTTATTTTTATGGTAGCCTCTATCATTGTTTCTAACCATATCGCGAAGCCCTTGAAGCACTTAACTCACGCCATGCGCTTTGGGACACTTGGAGCATTGAAGAAAAGTCAGCGATTCTCCTCCACGAAAGAGGTGGCCGAGCTGAACGAAACGTATAATAAAATGGTTGAAACAACGAATCACTTAATCAAAACGGTGTACGAGAAAGAACTCCTTAGTACGAAGGCGGAGCTTAAAGCACTTCAGGCACAGATCAATCCGCACTTTTTGTACAATACACTTGGAGCGATTCATTGGACGCTTGAGGAACGCGATGAAGAAATGGCAGATATGATTATTTCGCTATCCGACCTCTTCCGCTATACGATTGCCTCTAAGGACGGTGAGGAGACTGTAACTCTTAAAGAAGAGCTACAGCATACAGAGCGATATATGCAAATTATGAAGCTTCGGTTTGACGATAAGCTGTCTTGGACTATCGAGCTTCCAGAAGAATTTTACTCCTACTTAATTCCGAAATTACTTGTTCAACCCGTTATTGAGAATGCACTCTTACATGGCATTGAATCAACGGATAAAGGTGGCGACGTACGCGTCATTATTAGACAGGCAGAACAACCTACGTATATGGAAATTGAAGTCATAGATAACGGTCGTGGCATGTCTCAGGACGAACTATTAGAACTACAGCAATCCTTGCATACAAGTACATCCACCCCGTATTCCAAGGGAACTGGACTTGCTATGCGGAATCTCTATCAGCGATTAATCCTTTCCTATCCAGATTCTGCACATAAGGATTTAATTATCGAAAGTGTACTTGGAGAAGGGACTCGCGTCTTATTCATATTACCAAAGGAGGAGAAGCAGCATGAAAACACCAACCGTACTGATCGTGGATGA
- a CDS encoding response regulator transcription factor, with the protein MKTPTVLIVDDEPKSRDGLKRRLDAWEDYLLHVTTAENAQEALNFINDHDVDLLITDIRMPEMTGLELIEAVKALGRAPTYIVISAYSEFDYAHKALTMGVHDYLLKPVKKDEFLDAVKQALAAKAQLQRVGQVEKVMAEEEMTNQELPPSIATAVEVIHTRLHEKCSLKDVAQEVHLNPSYFSVLFKDHVGMTFSEYLTKKRLQKAKTLLLTSDLPIGEIAERVGYQTAKYFIQLFKEYEKTTPSKYRKLSREDG; encoded by the coding sequence ATGAAAACACCAACCGTACTGATCGTGGATGATGAGCCAAAATCACGCGACGGCCTAAAACGACGATTAGATGCCTGGGAAGATTACCTCCTTCACGTTACTACTGCCGAAAATGCGCAGGAAGCGCTCAACTTTATAAATGATCATGACGTTGATTTATTAATCACAGATATTCGCATGCCTGAGATGACTGGTCTCGAATTAATCGAAGCAGTGAAAGCGTTGGGACGAGCTCCGACATATATTGTAATTTCTGCTTATTCGGAGTTCGATTACGCCCATAAAGCATTGACAATGGGCGTCCATGATTATTTACTTAAGCCTGTTAAAAAAGACGAGTTCTTAGATGCGGTTAAGCAAGCACTTGCGGCGAAAGCGCAGCTTCAACGAGTTGGACAGGTAGAGAAAGTGATGGCGGAAGAAGAGATGACAAATCAGGAGCTCCCCCCATCCATCGCAACTGCTGTAGAAGTCATTCACACACGCCTTCACGAGAAATGTAGCTTAAAGGATGTCGCACAGGAGGTTCATTTAAACCCAAGCTATTTTAGTGTTTTGTTTAAAGATCATGTTGGGATGACATTCAGCGAATATTTAACTAAAAAAAGACTGCAAAAAGCAAAAACCTTACTCTTAACATCCGATTTGCCTATTGGAGAAATCGCTGAACGCGTCGGCTATCAGACAGCTAAATACTTCATTCAACTCTTTAAAGAGTATGAAAAAACGACTCCTAGTAAGTATCGAAAACTGAGCCGTGAGGATGGTTAA
- a CDS encoding extracellular solute-binding protein — protein sequence MKKKALIPALTLSAVTLLAACGGGGNNEAPADDAAASANEPAQEDVTIDFMHLWPAGSSPDHHRIVTDIISEFEEMHPHVTVELEVLENEQYKNKLQVVSSSNQLPDVGMTWAAGFLEPYVNGELFAPLDDVLEDGFRDDFVAGTLEAYSINDQTYALPLELNIAPVFYNTAIFEEHGVSVPETYDDFLNTIDTLVEAGVTPIALGNRDRWTGSLWYMYLADRIGGADALNSAIDRSGSFNDERLIAAAEGIQEMVEHDAFIPGFNGLSDQEAKAEFMNGNAAMYLIGSWDLPNYTTNEEVPQEFRDSIDFFKFPEVEGGEGDINGWVGGPGVGLFVAENSDVKEESKEFVAYFTEEWGKRSVEDAGVIPGTQVNTDEVDLPDLFISVLDELNNASSITLFADVQMSSSVAETHLNMIQSLFGEAVTPEEFAEEHENALQADE from the coding sequence ATGAAAAAGAAAGCGTTGATTCCTGCACTTACTCTTTCTGCTGTAACACTGTTAGCTGCCTGTGGAGGCGGTGGCAATAATGAGGCACCTGCGGATGATGCAGCAGCAAGTGCGAATGAGCCAGCTCAAGAGGATGTCACGATTGATTTCATGCACTTATGGCCAGCTGGAAGCTCACCTGACCATCACCGAATTGTAACGGATATTATTTCAGAATTTGAAGAAATGCACCCTCACGTCACGGTTGAATTAGAAGTACTTGAGAACGAGCAGTACAAAAACAAGCTTCAAGTTGTTTCTTCCTCTAACCAGTTACCTGACGTTGGGATGACATGGGCAGCAGGATTCTTAGAGCCATATGTAAATGGCGAACTGTTTGCTCCACTTGATGACGTGTTAGAAGATGGCTTCCGCGATGATTTTGTTGCCGGTACTTTGGAAGCGTATTCAATCAACGACCAAACGTATGCACTCCCACTTGAGCTTAACATCGCTCCTGTTTTTTATAACACAGCAATCTTTGAAGAGCATGGCGTGAGTGTTCCTGAGACGTATGATGATTTCTTAAATACAATTGATACGCTTGTCGAAGCAGGCGTGACACCAATTGCACTTGGTAACCGCGACCGCTGGACGGGATCCCTTTGGTACATGTATTTAGCTGATCGTATTGGTGGCGCAGATGCACTTAACTCTGCTATTGATCGCAGTGGCTCCTTTAACGACGAGCGCCTAATCGCTGCTGCTGAAGGCATTCAAGAAATGGTTGAGCACGATGCATTTATCCCAGGTTTTAACGGTCTATCAGATCAAGAAGCGAAAGCAGAATTTATGAACGGTAATGCTGCTATGTACTTGATCGGATCTTGGGACCTTCCTAACTACACAACAAACGAAGAAGTACCACAAGAGTTCCGCGATAGCATTGATTTCTTCAAGTTCCCTGAGGTTGAGGGTGGCGAAGGAGATATCAACGGCTGGGTTGGTGGACCTGGTGTAGGACTATTCGTAGCCGAGAATTCGGATGTAAAAGAAGAATCGAAGGAATTTGTTGCTTACTTTACAGAAGAGTGGGGCAAACGCTCTGTTGAAGACGCTGGAGTTATCCCTGGTACACAAGTAAATACGGACGAAGTAGACCTTCCAGACCTATTTATCAGTGTACTAGATGAGCTTAACAACGCTTCAAGCATCACGCTATTCGCGGATGTTCAAATGAGCTCTTCCGTAGCTGAAACGCATCTTAATATGATTCAATCTCTATTTGGCGAAGCCGTAACACCTGAAGAATTCGCTGAAGAACACGAGAACGCGCTACAAGCCGACGAATAA
- a CDS encoding carbohydrate ABC transporter permease: MSDKRVIALYTLPALLILLVLIYVPIVLTAYYGLMDWDGIGAMTFVGLENYTALLSDGMFWRSAYHSLLLALFSVGSLVLYLAISLILASNVKGANLFRKIYLIPMLLSSVAIAQLWLRIYHPTNGVMNRFLTSVGIENPPLWLSDTSIVLFAIFIPIIWQYAGFYIIIYYAALKNIPAELEEAAKIDGATPFQIAYKIKLPLIAGVMKVTVVLAVIGSLKYFDLIYVMTDGGPSGASEVMASYMYKLAFRTNDFGYGSAVGFFLLVLILIVTYLIRRATASKEDQVQY, translated from the coding sequence ATGTCCGATAAACGTGTTATTGCCTTGTATACACTACCTGCACTTCTGATTCTGCTCGTTCTCATATACGTTCCGATTGTGCTGACTGCTTATTACGGTCTGATGGATTGGGACGGAATTGGTGCAATGACATTTGTAGGTCTTGAAAATTATACTGCTTTACTCTCTGATGGAATGTTTTGGCGAAGTGCCTACCACTCACTACTTCTAGCACTCTTTTCGGTTGGAAGCTTAGTGCTCTACTTAGCTATTTCCTTAATACTTGCAAGTAATGTAAAAGGAGCAAACCTATTCAGAAAGATTTACCTAATCCCTATGCTTCTTTCCTCCGTTGCTATTGCGCAGCTATGGCTACGTATTTACCATCCTACAAATGGAGTAATGAATCGATTTTTAACGTCTGTTGGTATTGAAAATCCGCCGCTTTGGCTATCAGATACAAGCATTGTCTTGTTTGCTATCTTCATCCCGATCATTTGGCAGTATGCAGGATTTTACATCATCATTTACTATGCAGCGCTTAAAAATATTCCGGCCGAGCTTGAGGAAGCTGCAAAAATTGATGGTGCTACGCCTTTTCAAATCGCCTATAAAATCAAGCTACCTTTAATTGCTGGTGTGATGAAGGTAACCGTTGTGTTAGCTGTTATCGGATCTTTAAAGTACTTTGACTTAATCTACGTAATGACGGATGGAGGACCAAGTGGTGCCAGTGAAGTAATGGCGTCCTATATGTATAAGCTTGCTTTTAGAACCAATGACTTTGGTTACGGAAGTGCAGTAGGGTTCTTCTTACTCGTATTAATTTTAATTGTGACGTATCTCATTCGACGCGCAACAGCATCGAAAGAAGATCAGGTCCAATATTAA
- a CDS encoding carbohydrate ABC transporter permease: MSSSTATATTSEGLKLGPFRFKPLNLLLYIALSLVAVIQILPLVWLFLFSLKDNQEVFNLPPLALPGDPQWGNYARVWTEGNIGLYFFNSVLVTGSAVILTVLLASFVTFAITRMKWKLNKLVLGLFMVGLMIPVHSTIIPLFSFFSSVGLMDTHLSIILTYTAFNLPLTMMILLGFYYTIPRELEEAAIMDGCSVHRMFFRIILPITAPVVATTAIINMIYNWNEFIFVNTFLSSDRNKTLTVGIQNFIGQYSTDWGAIGATLVISMLPILIAFLLLSNRIVEGMTAGSVKG; this comes from the coding sequence ATGTCTTCAAGCACAGCAACAGCTACAACTTCAGAAGGACTGAAGCTCGGACCATTCCGCTTTAAGCCCTTAAATCTTTTGTTATACATTGCGTTATCACTCGTTGCCGTTATTCAAATATTACCTTTAGTATGGCTGTTTTTATTCTCGTTAAAGGATAACCAAGAGGTATTTAACCTTCCTCCATTAGCACTCCCTGGCGATCCACAGTGGGGTAACTACGCTCGTGTATGGACAGAGGGAAATATTGGCCTCTACTTCTTTAACAGTGTCTTAGTTACGGGCTCTGCGGTCATTTTAACCGTGCTCTTAGCAAGCTTTGTCACATTTGCGATTACACGAATGAAGTGGAAATTAAATAAGCTTGTACTCGGACTATTTATGGTTGGCTTAATGATTCCAGTTCATTCTACGATCATTCCATTATTTAGTTTCTTCTCAAGCGTCGGATTAATGGATACGCACCTTTCTATTATCTTAACGTATACGGCATTTAACCTGCCTCTCACGATGATGATCCTACTCGGCTTCTATTACACAATACCGAGGGAGCTTGAGGAAGCAGCAATTATGGACGGCTGCTCCGTGCACCGTATGTTCTTCCGTATCATTTTACCGATCACAGCGCCAGTTGTTGCTACAACTGCGATTATTAACATGATTTACAATTGGAACGAATTTATCTTTGTAAATACCTTCTTAAGCTCAGACCGTAACAAAACGCTTACAGTTGGTATTCAAAACTTCATCGGTCAATATTCTACCGACTGGGGTGCAATTGGAGCAACGCTTGTCATTAGTATGCTTCCTATCCTTATCGCCTTCCTTCTTTTAAGTAATCGTATTGTGGAAGGTATGACAGCAGGCTCTGTAAAAGGCTAA
- a CDS encoding glycoside hydrolase family 43 protein, translating into MSTIQNPILPGFHADPSIMRVGDDFYIATSTFEWFPGVRIHHSKDLKNWRHVSNPLTRKSQLDMKGNMNSGGVWAPCLSYSDGTFYLIYTDVKQWHGAYKDAHNYLVTAPSIEGPWSEPIFLNSSGFDPSLFHDEDGRKWLVNMVWDYRTANHSFAGIVLQEYSVEEQKLVGPAKKIYDGTDIKLTEGPHIYKKDDYYYLLVAEGGTEYEHAETVARSKNLEGPYETDPNYPLISSYNHRDLPIQKAGHGSLVDTPNGEWYFAHLCGRPLNGKYCTLGRETSIQKVEWTEDGWLRLAHGLGSFPQDTTEAPNLPEHPFEKEPATDNFDTDALSGAWNSLRVPMDESWVSLTERPGHLRLFGRESLSSVHQQSLVARRQTSFTCNIETEVAFDPTHYQQKAGLVMYYDTEDHVYLHVTHHPDKGRVLQIIRTKANEYEELLAPPLRIAQSGPVKLRGEIRYDKLQLFFKDENRTDWEKVSIELDTTHMSDDSAAQVRFTGTFVGMACQDYSGQRLHADFDYFTYEEE; encoded by the coding sequence ATGTCTACAATTCAAAACCCTATTCTACCCGGCTTCCATGCAGATCCATCCATCATGCGAGTTGGCGACGATTTTTATATCGCCACTTCGACGTTTGAATGGTTCCCTGGAGTACGCATTCACCACTCAAAGGACTTAAAGAACTGGAGACACGTATCGAATCCATTAACGAGAAAGTCACAGCTCGACATGAAAGGCAATATGAACTCAGGTGGCGTATGGGCTCCTTGCTTAAGCTATAGTGATGGCACATTTTACTTAATTTATACCGATGTCAAGCAGTGGCACGGCGCTTATAAGGATGCACACAACTACCTTGTCACGGCTCCATCTATTGAAGGTCCATGGTCGGAACCCATTTTCTTAAATAGCAGTGGCTTCGATCCCTCTCTTTTCCACGATGAAGATGGGCGTAAGTGGTTAGTGAATATGGTGTGGGATTATCGCACGGCGAATCATTCCTTTGCCGGCATCGTTCTACAGGAGTATTCAGTCGAAGAGCAAAAGCTTGTTGGACCAGCTAAAAAGATCTACGACGGAACAGATATCAAGCTTACGGAAGGTCCACACATTTATAAAAAAGATGACTACTACTACTTATTAGTAGCAGAGGGTGGTACGGAGTATGAGCATGCGGAGACGGTTGCTCGTTCCAAAAACCTTGAAGGACCATATGAGACGGATCCAAACTATCCGTTAATTAGCTCGTATAACCACCGTGATCTACCGATTCAAAAGGCTGGGCACGGAAGTTTGGTCGACACACCGAACGGCGAGTGGTACTTTGCGCATTTATGCGGTCGTCCGCTAAACGGCAAATACTGTACGCTCGGTCGGGAAACATCGATTCAAAAAGTGGAATGGACGGAGGATGGCTGGCTTCGTCTCGCTCATGGATTAGGTTCGTTCCCGCAGGATACAACGGAAGCACCAAACTTACCAGAGCACCCATTTGAAAAAGAACCTGCAACAGATAACTTCGATACTGATGCGCTAAGTGGCGCATGGAACTCCCTACGAGTTCCTATGGACGAGAGCTGGGTGTCACTAACGGAACGTCCTGGTCATTTACGATTGTTTGGACGTGAATCCTTATCTTCTGTGCACCAGCAAAGCCTTGTGGCAAGAAGACAAACGTCCTTTACATGCAATATTGAGACAGAGGTCGCGTTTGACCCAACACACTATCAGCAAAAAGCTGGTCTTGTCATGTATTACGATACAGAGGACCATGTGTATCTGCACGTGACACATCACCCGGATAAAGGACGCGTTCTACAAATTATTCGCACGAAAGCAAATGAATATGAGGAGCTTCTAGCACCACCGCTTCGCATTGCGCAATCTGGACCTGTGAAGCTTCGCGGCGAGATTCGCTACGATAAACTACAGTTATTCTTTAAGGACGAGAATCGCACAGACTGGGAGAAGGTCTCAATCGAGCTAGACACAACCCACATGTCCGATGATTCCGCAGCCCAAGTTCGTTTTACCGGCACGTTTGTCGGCATGGCCTGCCAGGACTACAGCGGTCAGCGCCTGCACGCAGATTTTGATTACTTTACGTACGAAGAGGAGTGA
- a CDS encoding YesL family protein gives MITVRWMNNPLYVACDWLVKLAYMHFLWVIFTALGGFVAGLFPATVALHTLVGRLARGESTYEILPTFFAIWKQEFIRSNKYALVFFLAFGLFFVNFNIMTVFPDELLFFMMTGMGISVFFFAIIVSFFFPVYVSRPDLSFFKMIALSLFLPFRHMKSMLIFLGGILLLLALYYFLPMLGFFWGISLLACITTLITTKELTPIK, from the coding sequence ATGATTACCGTTCGCTGGATGAATAACCCGTTATACGTTGCCTGTGATTGGCTTGTTAAACTCGCCTATATGCACTTTTTGTGGGTCATCTTCACTGCCTTAGGTGGCTTTGTCGCTGGACTATTCCCAGCAACGGTTGCGCTACACACACTTGTAGGGAGGCTCGCCCGGGGCGAGTCGACCTACGAGATACTCCCAACCTTCTTTGCTATTTGGAAACAAGAGTTTATCCGCTCTAATAAATATGCACTAGTATTCTTTTTAGCTTTCGGCTTGTTTTTTGTCAACTTTAACATTATGACTGTTTTCCCTGACGAGCTTCTATTCTTCATGATGACAGGGATGGGTATCAGCGTCTTTTTCTTTGCCATTATCGTAAGCTTCTTCTTTCCGGTTTACGTATCTAGACCCGATTTATCCTTCTTCAAAATGATAGCGCTTTCTCTATTTTTACCTTTCCGACATATGAAGAGCATGCTCATCTTTTTAGGTGGCATCCTGCTTCTACTAGCACTCTATTATTTCCTTCCAATGCTCGGATTCTTTTGGGGCATCTCGCTACTTGCTTGCATCACGACGCTAATCACAACAAAAGAGCTCACACCTATCAAGTAG